The following coding sequences are from one Achromobacter sp. B7 window:
- the virB5 gene encoding P-type DNA transfer protein VirB5 → MFASFKTRFLSVHAQRKHAAVFACAVVLGNAVLPVHAAGVPTADAMAAAQRALQHVETLAKYAEQIEVLRGQLESQKRQLEALTGTRNLGDILNNPAIRDALPADARDILRASNGGLGGISDAVERIEREERLTGNYEQDKKNLDARAEKLAVRSQAMMTQTQKAMTARVKQVDQLQAKINQAQDPKAIADLQARLLVEQANIQADQTRADMLTRQIEAEQALMEQQAEKLADSSFSLGAIRAPLPGAR, encoded by the coding sequence ATGTTTGCATCGTTCAAGACCCGCTTCCTGTCCGTCCATGCCCAGCGCAAGCACGCAGCAGTGTTTGCCTGCGCGGTTGTGTTGGGTAACGCAGTGCTCCCAGTTCACGCAGCAGGTGTACCGACGGCGGACGCTATGGCGGCCGCACAACGGGCACTCCAACATGTGGAGACGCTGGCCAAGTACGCCGAGCAAATCGAAGTCCTCCGGGGCCAGCTCGAAAGCCAGAAGCGGCAGCTCGAAGCGCTCACAGGCACGCGAAATCTCGGCGATATCCTTAACAACCCGGCGATTCGCGATGCACTGCCGGCAGACGCACGGGATATTCTTCGTGCCTCCAATGGCGGGCTGGGCGGGATCTCGGACGCTGTGGAGCGCATTGAACGCGAGGAACGGTTGACGGGCAACTATGAACAGGACAAGAAGAACCTTGACGCCCGAGCCGAAAAACTCGCCGTTCGCAGCCAGGCGATGATGACGCAGACGCAAAAAGCGATGACCGCCCGTGTCAAGCAGGTGGACCAGCTCCAGGCCAAGATCAATCAGGCCCAGGATCCAAAGGCCATCGCTGATCTGCAGGCCCGGCTGCTCGTCGAGCAGGCAAACATCCAGGCCGACCAAACCAGGGCGGACATGCTCACCCGCCAGATTGAGGCCGAGCAAGCCCTGATGGAGCAGCAAGCCGAAAAGCTGGCCGATAGCTCTTTCAGCCTTGGAGCAATCCGCGCGCCGCTTCCTGGAGCGAGATAA
- a CDS encoding type IV secretion system protein — protein MATTAVSLASLGGIANWIDQSVTKMLTSVITPLVASATAKLLPFVSVSLSVALVWYGWLICSGAIQTPVLHACRRVVNIAIIVSIASANGLYQQQIVGVMLDLPTSVAKVFTGTVKTPSEMMDDAANNGAEIGTRLQERAPSGLKKIAQAFVFVVVSVIITIISAVMSAIGMLVLITVKVGMGLVVVLGPFCILALLFEPTKQFFHSWLGQALYYAIYAGLFMVVFMFIMGMFGQLQQGLIDLSKADQINIFSMLTAIVFFMMCSKFMLEQVSVVATKITGSGAGGGIAVPFIGKIG, from the coding sequence ATGGCCACCACCGCGGTCAGTCTAGCCAGTCTCGGCGGGATCGCGAACTGGATCGACCAGTCGGTGACTAAGATGCTAACGAGCGTCATCACGCCGTTGGTCGCGTCCGCCACCGCCAAGCTATTGCCGTTCGTGTCCGTTTCTTTGTCCGTCGCGCTGGTCTGGTACGGGTGGCTCATCTGCTCGGGCGCCATTCAAACTCCGGTCCTCCATGCGTGTCGGCGTGTCGTCAATATTGCGATCATCGTGAGCATCGCCAGCGCAAATGGGTTGTACCAACAGCAGATTGTCGGCGTCATGCTGGACTTACCCACCTCCGTGGCTAAGGTGTTCACGGGCACCGTCAAAACTCCATCCGAAATGATGGACGACGCGGCGAACAATGGCGCAGAAATCGGCACACGGTTGCAAGAGCGCGCACCAAGCGGTCTCAAGAAAATCGCGCAGGCCTTTGTCTTTGTGGTTGTCTCGGTCATCATCACCATAATCTCAGCGGTCATGAGCGCGATTGGGATGCTGGTGTTAATCACCGTAAAGGTTGGGATGGGCTTAGTTGTCGTCTTGGGGCCGTTTTGCATACTCGCACTACTGTTCGAACCGACCAAGCAGTTCTTCCACAGCTGGCTCGGCCAGGCCCTCTACTATGCTATTTACGCAGGCCTCTTTATGGTCGTTTTCATGTTCATCATGGGGATGTTCGGACAACTCCAGCAAGGGTTAATCGATCTATCGAAAGCGGACCAGATCAATATATTTTCCATGCTCACGGCTATCGTGTTCTTCATGATGTGCTCCAAGTTCATGCTAGAACAGGTCTCAGTGGTGGCTACCAAAATAACTGGCAGCGGCGCTGGCGGCGGAATTGCAGTTCCCTTCATTGGGAAGATTGGCTAA
- a CDS encoding virB8 family protein: MSFEDPKLSLQQELDRNRSLDRDLLTEVLSSRAKAWRVAVGAFVLAFLAVGALASLMLSYTPQPPYVVRVNDATGEVENVSQLGDAQEDYGPRIARYFVTQYVLSCEGYDWRTLQNMYDRCGLFSSPDVQQQYHAKFEDDPKTGREALDKKYGEHTRLVINVRSITPGPNQTATVRFTRSEMGPQRSPSSEQFIATIAYRFVNAPMPESVIRDNPLGFQVISYSTAVETLR; encoded by the coding sequence ATGTCCTTTGAAGACCCGAAGCTTTCGCTTCAGCAAGAGCTGGACAGAAACCGGAGCCTGGACCGGGACCTCCTCACGGAGGTCCTTTCATCCAGAGCGAAAGCATGGCGCGTGGCAGTTGGCGCATTCGTGCTGGCGTTTCTGGCGGTCGGCGCCCTGGCCTCACTGATGCTGAGCTACACGCCCCAGCCACCTTATGTCGTGCGGGTCAACGATGCGACCGGCGAGGTGGAAAACGTATCCCAGCTCGGCGACGCACAGGAGGACTATGGCCCTCGGATCGCGCGCTACTTCGTCACTCAGTACGTGTTGTCGTGCGAAGGCTACGACTGGCGCACCCTGCAAAACATGTACGACCGCTGCGGGCTGTTCAGCTCGCCGGATGTGCAACAGCAGTACCACGCCAAGTTTGAAGACGACCCCAAGACCGGCCGTGAAGCTCTGGACAAAAAGTATGGGGAACATACCCGCCTGGTCATCAACGTCCGGTCGATCACTCCGGGACCCAACCAGACCGCTACGGTCCGGTTCACGCGCAGCGAGATGGGCCCCCAGCGCTCGCCCAGCAGTGAGCAATTTATCGCCACCATCGCCTACAGGTTTGTCAACGCGCCGATGCCGGAAAGCGTAATTCGCGACAACCCGCTGGGCTTTCAAGTCATTTCCTACTCGACCGCTGTCGAAACGCTGAGGTAA
- a CDS encoding TrbG/VirB9 family P-type conjugative transfer protein, whose translation MNIRFRPLAVAVLSVALCAAAAPAWSLDRPAASPKDQRIRWTDYDAADVIQVDTTLGVATQVQLNDDEDYVTHAFGDSAAYDFQQVGKHLLLKPIVEQADTNLLYITTKRNYSFLLKYEKARKSGGVFRVVLRYPELEQAKSAAQDERDRVQRDLATADVAINWAAYSMSGDTSLAPVAAWDDGAQTWLRFAPGQDLPAIYFVDADGQEVIVNWHMEDEQTVVLHRVAKRWHLRIGNQVLAVHNDGAPVTRSLATGTVSPQVERVIREETAP comes from the coding sequence ATGAACATCCGCTTCAGGCCTTTGGCCGTGGCGGTGCTGTCGGTCGCGCTTTGCGCGGCCGCAGCGCCTGCCTGGTCGCTCGACCGACCTGCAGCTTCGCCCAAGGATCAGCGAATCCGCTGGACGGACTATGACGCCGCCGACGTCATTCAGGTCGATACAACGCTTGGTGTGGCCACTCAAGTCCAACTGAACGATGATGAGGACTACGTGACGCACGCCTTTGGCGATTCGGCGGCGTACGACTTCCAGCAAGTGGGCAAGCACCTCTTGCTCAAGCCCATCGTCGAGCAAGCCGACACCAACCTCCTTTACATCACCACCAAGCGAAACTACTCGTTCCTGCTGAAGTATGAAAAGGCGCGTAAGAGCGGCGGCGTCTTCCGGGTGGTGCTGCGGTATCCCGAGCTCGAACAGGCGAAGTCTGCAGCCCAGGATGAGCGCGACCGCGTGCAGCGCGATCTGGCCACCGCCGACGTCGCGATCAACTGGGCGGCCTACTCGATGAGCGGCGACACCAGCCTGGCGCCGGTCGCCGCATGGGATGACGGCGCGCAGACATGGCTTCGGTTTGCTCCTGGCCAGGATTTGCCTGCGATCTATTTCGTAGACGCAGACGGCCAGGAAGTGATCGTGAACTGGCATATGGAGGACGAGCAGACTGTCGTGCTTCATCGGGTCGCTAAGCGCTGGCATCTGCGTATCGGTAACCAGGTCTTGGCCGTCCACAACGACGGGGCGCCCGTTACACGCAGTCTGGCCACCGGTACCGTCTCGCCGCAGGTCGAGCGCGTCATTCGTGAGGAAACTGCGCCATGA
- the virB10 gene encoding type IV secretion system protein VirB10, with amino-acid sequence MNLFKRRKKPGQTIDAVAEIEEHQAQIEGRGRPDLSGTARPMQQGAKAFMWLITLMALMVIATMGWRAFNTPAAEEAAPAMQAKIENVLPGLKLRPDPPPPPPAPPEPPESAPKVPGPEGKTEQKGTLSNLAETVAVDAVTQRRLSSGLRNTKGEGGQSSAQQSSSQPEPREADSGPMAGKLTPMKLSASRAGLVGNRDMLITQGSMIDCVQETKLVTAQAGMLSCFAPHDIRSTSGRVVLIDKGTRFIGYQQGVLAQGQPRVGVVWSRLETPKGVVIQLDSPGTGPLGEAGLDGFIDTHFAERFGGAIMVSLISDLGTWATSRGSSDNSQVQFNTTGEAATNAVTTVLDNTINIPPTLYRNQGGRLGIYVARDLDFSSVYTFRSVAR; translated from the coding sequence ATGAATCTCTTCAAGAGGCGAAAAAAACCCGGTCAAACCATAGACGCGGTGGCGGAGATCGAAGAGCACCAGGCGCAGATCGAGGGCCGCGGCCGCCCGGACCTGTCGGGTACTGCAAGGCCGATGCAACAGGGTGCGAAGGCCTTCATGTGGCTCATCACTTTGATGGCGTTGATGGTGATCGCCACGATGGGTTGGCGAGCATTCAATACGCCTGCTGCCGAAGAGGCCGCACCGGCGATGCAAGCCAAGATCGAGAACGTGCTTCCCGGTCTCAAGCTCCGACCCGATCCACCACCACCCCCGCCAGCCCCGCCAGAGCCGCCTGAATCGGCGCCCAAGGTGCCCGGGCCGGAAGGCAAGACGGAGCAGAAAGGCACGCTTTCAAACCTGGCAGAGACCGTTGCTGTCGATGCTGTCACACAGCGGCGCCTTAGCAGCGGGCTGCGAAATACCAAGGGAGAGGGGGGGCAGTCCTCTGCTCAGCAAAGCTCGTCCCAGCCGGAGCCCCGCGAAGCGGACAGCGGCCCGATGGCCGGCAAGCTCACCCCTATGAAGCTCTCCGCTTCTCGGGCTGGGCTGGTTGGCAATCGAGACATGTTGATCACGCAAGGATCAATGATCGATTGTGTGCAGGAAACCAAGCTCGTGACTGCGCAGGCGGGCATGCTCAGCTGCTTTGCGCCGCACGATATCCGCTCGACGAGCGGCCGCGTGGTCCTGATCGACAAGGGGACGCGATTCATCGGCTATCAGCAAGGTGTCTTGGCTCAAGGCCAGCCGCGTGTCGGCGTAGTGTGGTCACGTCTCGAAACTCCCAAGGGCGTCGTCATCCAGCTGGATTCTCCGGGCACGGGCCCCCTGGGTGAGGCAGGCTTGGATGGCTTCATCGATACGCACTTCGCTGAGCGATTCGGCGGGGCCATCATGGTCAGCTTGATCAGCGATTTGGGTACGTGGGCAACCTCGCGTGGCAGCAGCGACAACAGCCAGGTTCAGTTCAATACCACGGGCGAGGCGGCCACAAACGCAGTAACCACCGTGCTCGACAACACCATCAACATCCCGCCGACGCTTTACCGCAACCAGGGCGGCCGGCTGGGAATTTATGTCGCTCGAGATCTGGACTTCAGCTCGGTCTACACGTTCAGATCCGTCGCTCGTTAG